In a single window of the Osmerus eperlanus chromosome 2, fOsmEpe2.1, whole genome shotgun sequence genome:
- the LOC134014677 gene encoding mucin-2-like isoform X4 yields MDNAVVEDPPRRVFLARKTMKISDRRQLESLHNTRRSWSPRSPPRPPSPPRARSPPLQPLRVRPEPSEESASAVDEDLTGQETARRDATSRTACGADKNLVERATSARAVPASRSTHADSSDRCGGGDGAEESGPEEGEVSDVWSEEGGGQSRRDDVPRPSPQNSGETHDEDAGSARPPDLRPEMDPEHVNLEPSDLEMVPLPFPLSLVRLAPYTSSTPSPTHSPLSTTCDQELLPGSLVLSEDEDDEEEQEWEEGTADVERQQDHGEEFNAEGAPVEEEECSRDGEEGVKESGVEKATEGGGELDTESFLLSHRRDRAVESEEGRDRVCQREEQMDTEEAGIFGQSPRTEELSQGRKGHQKKPRISGERDGKEEEIPEKRSRMDRERDGGKVGTGMIATEDEAMMDEEARQVGGKWKIDGQGHGEGKIAEKKPQGDGKQKAVRRLRAEEEDLETHLELKILDRAENHSRLQKVVRELVREQLRAVQMSLFDQSLQELRDRLERLESTKHQSALLTLQGKMAHLTEKCASIAVGPNKVHVRRRAKAPLSPCPCLFPCPSPCTSSGTSSGTSTCTSSGTSTCTSSGTSTCTSPCPSPCPSPCPSPTTSRLFSRVPASITPPTISPPEVTPSFSSQTLLQVTPPHVPAPASDSTPATPMSDSAPASASTLTSASAPLLPFAPAFTTASTLSSASAALLPFAPTPASTTASTLTSASAPLLPFAPTPASTTASTLTSASAPLFPFAPTPASTTDSTLTSASAPLFLFAPTPASTTASSATLTSASAPLLYFASTTASASTLTSASASLLPFASTTASASTLTSASAPLLSFSFTTASASRVTSASAPLLSFAPTPASTTASASTLTSASAPLLSFAPTPASTTASASTLTSASAPAFTFEYARPTSVSAFPMSLTAQQTKSLQPFFVHLSPGTTILGPLNPLNNLATLVGSIKTPNMTYIIQSPVTTSPASTSRTQPVTFNAQPIPTIAPTSPAVQDLPSLPAAFSTSSTFSTFPTFPTSSTFPTAPPPTRPSLRLPPMSAPVQPEAYVAGTHPSTVVPASFTSSTFPTAQLPTRPDPPPTRPVPPPTRPAPPPTRPVPSPTRPAPPPTRLAPPPTRPVPPPTRPVPPTTRPSLRLPPMSTRVQPEASVASTHPSAVVPASSTFPTTLTATPPTRPGLRPPFISAPVQPEATVEGRCPSVGGPGSSHWSSHQTSTRTHLLTLVKTRAEQAGVCVTSMSSPPPVATASPEPAPPPPTAQPAHVSAPALTPPLETGCKVRRRPADSTVSKTAVAQVR; encoded by the exons ATGGACAACGCGGTGGTGGAGGATCCACCTAGGAGAGTGTTCCTGGCCAGGAAGACCATGAAGATAAGTGACCGTCGACAGCTTGAGTCTCTTCACAACACTCGGCGTTCCTGGTCGCCTCGCTCTCCCCCccggcctccctctcccccccgggctcgctctccccccctgcAGCCTCTGCGGGTGAGGCCGGAGCCCTCGGAGGAGTCGGCGTCGGCGGTGGATGAAGATCTGACCGGGCAAGAGACGGCACGCCGGGACGCAACGTCGAGGACTGCGTGCGGAGCCGATAAGAACCTGGTGGAGCGGGCGACCTCCGCACGGGCAGTTCCAGCCTCGCGATCCACGCACGCCGACTCGTCCGACCGTTGCGGCGGAGGAGACGGTGCCGAGGAGTCTGGACcggaggaaggggaggtgagCGACGTCTGGagcgaggaaggaggaggacagtCCCGCCGGGACGACGTCCCCCGTCCTTCTCCACAGAACTCGGGGGAAACGCACGATGAAGACGCGGGATCCGCGAGGCCGCCAGACCTCCGACCCGAGATGGATCCCGAGCACGTAAACCTCGAGCCGTCGGACCTAGAGATGGTTCCTCTACCCTTCCCCCTCTCGCTGGTCCGCCTGGCCCCCTACACCTCCTCCACTCCATCGCCTACCCATTCCCCCTTAAGCACGACCTGCGACCAGGAACTTCTGCCCGGCTCCCTGGTGCTCTCCGAGGACGAGGACGATGAGGAAGagcaggagtgggaggaggggacggCAGATGTCGAACGGCAGCAGGACCACGGAGAGGAGTTCAACGCAGAAGGCGCtccggtggaggaggaagaatgcTCTAGAGACGGAGAGGAGGGCGTAAAGGAAAGTGGCGTCGAGAAAGCGACGGAAGGTGGAGGTGAACTGGATACGGAGAGCTTTCTTCTCTCCCACCGAAGAGACCGAGCGGTGGAGAGCGAGGAGGGCCGAGACCGTGTTtgccagagagaggaacagatggATACGGAGGAGGCGGGGATATTTGGCCAGAGCCCAAGAACCGAGGAATTAAGTCAGGGGAGGAAGGGGCACCAAAAGAAGCCTCGAAtaagtggagagagggatggaaaggaagaggagatcCCTGAGAAGAGGTCTagaatggacagagagagggatgggggtaaAGTGGGGACAGGGATGATTGCAACGGAAGATGAGGCGATGATGGATGAAGAAGCCAGGCAGGTTGGGGGGAAATGGAAAATCGATGGACAGGGACATGGAGAAGGAAAGATTGCAGAGAAGAAGCCTCAAGGTGATGGAAAACAAAAGGCGGTGAGAAGGTTGAGGGCGGAGGAAGAGGATCTGGAAACACACCTAGAACTGAAGATCCTCGATAGGGCCGAGAATCACAGCAGACTTCAGAAG GTGGTAAGGGAACTTGTGAGGGAACAGCTCAGAGCGGTGCAGATGTCTCTGTTCGACCAGAGCCTGCAGGagctgagagacaggctggagagACTGGAGTCCACCAAACACCAGAGTGCACTCCTCACCCTGCAG GGTAAGATGGCGCATCTCACAGAAAAGTGTGCGTCGATAGCCGTCGGTCCAAACAAGGTGCACGTCAGGAGAAGGGCTaaagcccctctctctccctgcccctgcctcttcccctgcccctccccctgcacctcCAGCGGCACCTCCAGCGGCACCTCCACCTGCACCTCCAGCGGCACCTCCACCTGCACCTCCAGCGGCACCTCCACCTgcacctccccctgcccctccccctgcccctccccctgcccctcccccaccaccagccGGCTGTTCTCCCGGGTCCcggcctccatcaccccccccaccatatCCCCACCAGAGGTCaccccatccttctcctcccagactctgctgcaggtgaccccccctcacgttcctgcccctgcctctgatTCTACCCCTGCTACGCCTATGTCTGActctgcccctgcctctgcttCTACACTTACGTCTGCGTCTGCCCCCTTGCTTCCCTTTGCCCCTGCCTTTACCACTGCCTCTACACTTTCATCTGCCTCTGCCGCCTTGCTCCCCTTTGCCCctacccctgcctctaccactgCCTCTACACTTACATCTGCCTCTGCCCCCTTGCTTCCCTTTGCCCctacccctgcctctaccactgCCTCTACACTTACATCTGCCTCTGCCCCCTTGTTTCCCTTTGCCCctacccctgcctctaccactgACTCTACACTTACATCTGCCTCTGCCCCCTTGTTTCTCTTTGCCCctacccctgcctctaccactgCCTCTTCCGCTACACTTACATCTGCCTCTGCCCCATTGCTTTATTTTGCCTCTACCACTGCCTCAGCCTCTACACTTacatctgcctctgcctccttgCTTCCCTTTGCCTCTACCACTGCCTCAGCCTCTACACTTACATCTGCCTCTGCCCCcttgctttctttttcttttaccaCTGCCTCAGCCTCTAGGGTTACATCTGCCTCTGCCCCCTTGCTTTCCTTTGCCCctacccctgcctctaccactgCCTCAGCCTCTACGCTTACATCTGCCTCTGCCCCCTTGCTTTCCTTTGCCCctacccctgcctctaccactgCCTCAGCCTCTACGCTTACATCTGCCTCTGCCCCTGCCTTTACCTTTGAGTATGCCCGACCCACCTCTGTCTCAGCCTTCCCAATGTCATTAACAGCCCAGCAAACTAAGTCCCTCCAACCCTTCTTTGTGCATCTTTCTCCTGGAACTACAATCTTGGGCCCCCTTAACCCGCTCAACAATCTTGCAACCTTGGTGGGCAGCATCAAAACCCCTAACATGACCTACATCATTCAGTCTCCAGTCACCACCTCTCCTGCTTCCACATCCCGTACACAGCCTGTTACCTTTAATGCCCAACCTATTCCCACTATCGCTCCCACTTCTCCAGCTGTGCAAGATTTACCTTCCCTCCCTGccgccttctccacctcctctaccttctCGACCTTCCCCaccttccccacctcctccaccttccccacTGCCCCGCCTCCTACAAGGCCCAGCCTCAGGCTCCCCCCCATGTCCGCTCCTGTCCAACCAGAGGCCTACGTGGCGGGCACTCACCCCAGCACAGTGGTACctgcctccttcacctcctccaccttccccacTGCCCAGCTTCCTACAAGACCTGACCCGCCTCCTACAAGACCTGTCCCGCCTCCTACGAGACCTGCCCCGCCTCCTACAAGACCTGTCCCGTCTCCTACGAGACCTGCCCCGCCTCCTACAAGACTTGCCCCGCCTCCTACAAGACCTGTCCCGCCTCCTACAAGACCTGTCCCGCCTACTACAAGGCCCAGCCTCAGGCTCCCCCCCATGTCCACTCGTGTCCAACCAGAGGCCTCCGTGGCGAGCACTCACCCCAGTGCGGTGGTACCCGCCTCCTCCACTTTCCCCACCACACTCACCGCCACGCCTCCAACCAGACCCGGCCTCAGGCCCCCCTTCATCTCCGCTCCTGTCCAACCAGAGGCCACCGTGGAGGGCAGGTGCCCCAGCGTAGGGGGGCCTGGCTCGTCCCATTGGTCCTCTCATCAGACCTCCACGAGGACGCACTTGTTGACGTTGGTGAAAACGAGAGCGGAGCaggcgggggtgtgtgtgacctcgatgtcctcacctccacctgtgGCCACAGCTTCTCCTGAACCGG ctcctcctcctccgaccgCCCAACCTGCACATGTCTCTGCACCAGCTTTAACCCCGCCTCTCGAAACAG gTTGCAAGGTGAGGAGGCGACCTGCAGACTCCACCGTGTCGAAAACGGCAGTCGCACAG GTAAGGTGA
- the LOC134014677 gene encoding activating transcription factor 7-interacting protein 1-like isoform X2 has translation MDNAVVEDPPRRVFLARKTMKISDRRQLESLHNTRRSWSPRSPPRPPSPPRARSPPLQPLRVRPEPSEESASAVDEDLTGQETARRDATSRTACGADKNLVERATSARAVPASRSTHADSSDRCGGGDGAEESGPEEGEVSDVWSEEGGGQSRRDDVPRPSPQNSGETHDEDAGSARPPDLRPEMDPEHVNLEPSDLEMVPLPFPLSLVRLAPYTSSTPSPTHSPLSTTCDQELLPGSLVLSEDEDDEEEQEWEEGTADVERQQDHGEEFNAEGAPVEEEECSRDGEEGVKESGVEKATEGGGELDTESFLLSHRRDRAVESEEGRDRVCQREEQMDTEEAGIFGQSPRTEELSQGRKGHQKKPRISGERDGKEEEIPEKRSRMDRERDGGKVGTGMIATEDEAMMDEEARQVGGKWKIDGQGHGEGKIAEKKPQGDGKQKAVRRLRAEEEDLETHLELKILDRAENHSRLQKVVRELVREQLRAVQMSLFDQSLQELRDRLERLESTKHQSALLTLQGKMAHLTEKCASIAVGPNKVHVRRRAKAPLSPCPCLFPCPSPCTSSGTSSGTSTCTSSGTSTCTSSGTSTCTSPCPSPCPSPCPSPTTSRLFSRVPASITPPTISPPEVTPSFSSQTLLQVTPPHVPAPASDSTPATPMSDSAPASASTLTSASAPLLPFAPAFTTASTLSSASAALLPFAPTPASTTASTLTSASAPLLPFAPTPASTTASTLTSASAPLFPFAPTPASTTDSTLTSASAPLFLFAPTPASTTASSATLTSASAPLLYFASTTASASTLTSASASLLPFASTTASASTLTSASAPLLSFSFTTASASRVTSASAPLLSFAPTPASTTASASTLTSASAPLLSFAPTPASTTASASTLTSASAPAFTFEYARPTSVSAFPMSLTAQQTKSLQPFFVHLSPGTTILGPLNPLNNLATLVGSIKTPNMTYIIQSPVTTSPASTSRTQPVTFNAQPIPTIAPTSPAVQDLPSLPAAFSTSSTFSTFPTFPTSSTFPTAPPPTRPSLRLPPMSAPVQPEAYVAGTHPSTVVPASFTSSTFPTAQLPTRPDPPPTRPVPPPTRPAPPPTRPVPSPTRPAPPPTRLAPPPTRPVPPPTRPVPPTTRPSLRLPPMSTRVQPEASVASTHPSAVVPASSTFPTTLTATPPTRPGLRPPFISAPVQPEATVEGRCPSVGGPGSSHWSSHQTSTRTHLLTLVKTRAEQAGVCVTSMSSPPPVATASPEPGCKVRRRPADSTVSKTAVAQSSGSSDRAAVVIDLTEDDVDDDADDVVLVSEAATERGAVEGPSPPEALTEDKRQASGVSKSPAPLTFASLLAAPQRTITPPSNGMTVSVVPKSESLPPGDQPFVPNTLLECLLKTASRTGASPATQTTRQNATPRCSPCKPAPQPSAPPPLPPPPSPPGPPPSGAAHTSPPQRPQLRLARIHDHNGIALSWSVAEVDPRCAPVAGYQLYAYHHPDTPKDPAPAPPSQWRKIGEVNALPLPMACTLTQFAPSARYYFAVRARDVFGRYGSFCEAQCSDAATSTG, from the exons ATGGACAACGCGGTGGTGGAGGATCCACCTAGGAGAGTGTTCCTGGCCAGGAAGACCATGAAGATAAGTGACCGTCGACAGCTTGAGTCTCTTCACAACACTCGGCGTTCCTGGTCGCCTCGCTCTCCCCCccggcctccctctcccccccgggctcgctctccccccctgcAGCCTCTGCGGGTGAGGCCGGAGCCCTCGGAGGAGTCGGCGTCGGCGGTGGATGAAGATCTGACCGGGCAAGAGACGGCACGCCGGGACGCAACGTCGAGGACTGCGTGCGGAGCCGATAAGAACCTGGTGGAGCGGGCGACCTCCGCACGGGCAGTTCCAGCCTCGCGATCCACGCACGCCGACTCGTCCGACCGTTGCGGCGGAGGAGACGGTGCCGAGGAGTCTGGACcggaggaaggggaggtgagCGACGTCTGGagcgaggaaggaggaggacagtCCCGCCGGGACGACGTCCCCCGTCCTTCTCCACAGAACTCGGGGGAAACGCACGATGAAGACGCGGGATCCGCGAGGCCGCCAGACCTCCGACCCGAGATGGATCCCGAGCACGTAAACCTCGAGCCGTCGGACCTAGAGATGGTTCCTCTACCCTTCCCCCTCTCGCTGGTCCGCCTGGCCCCCTACACCTCCTCCACTCCATCGCCTACCCATTCCCCCTTAAGCACGACCTGCGACCAGGAACTTCTGCCCGGCTCCCTGGTGCTCTCCGAGGACGAGGACGATGAGGAAGagcaggagtgggaggaggggacggCAGATGTCGAACGGCAGCAGGACCACGGAGAGGAGTTCAACGCAGAAGGCGCtccggtggaggaggaagaatgcTCTAGAGACGGAGAGGAGGGCGTAAAGGAAAGTGGCGTCGAGAAAGCGACGGAAGGTGGAGGTGAACTGGATACGGAGAGCTTTCTTCTCTCCCACCGAAGAGACCGAGCGGTGGAGAGCGAGGAGGGCCGAGACCGTGTTtgccagagagaggaacagatggATACGGAGGAGGCGGGGATATTTGGCCAGAGCCCAAGAACCGAGGAATTAAGTCAGGGGAGGAAGGGGCACCAAAAGAAGCCTCGAAtaagtggagagagggatggaaaggaagaggagatcCCTGAGAAGAGGTCTagaatggacagagagagggatgggggtaaAGTGGGGACAGGGATGATTGCAACGGAAGATGAGGCGATGATGGATGAAGAAGCCAGGCAGGTTGGGGGGAAATGGAAAATCGATGGACAGGGACATGGAGAAGGAAAGATTGCAGAGAAGAAGCCTCAAGGTGATGGAAAACAAAAGGCGGTGAGAAGGTTGAGGGCGGAGGAAGAGGATCTGGAAACACACCTAGAACTGAAGATCCTCGATAGGGCCGAGAATCACAGCAGACTTCAGAAG GTGGTAAGGGAACTTGTGAGGGAACAGCTCAGAGCGGTGCAGATGTCTCTGTTCGACCAGAGCCTGCAGGagctgagagacaggctggagagACTGGAGTCCACCAAACACCAGAGTGCACTCCTCACCCTGCAG GGTAAGATGGCGCATCTCACAGAAAAGTGTGCGTCGATAGCCGTCGGTCCAAACAAGGTGCACGTCAGGAGAAGGGCTaaagcccctctctctccctgcccctgcctcttcccctgcccctccccctgcacctcCAGCGGCACCTCCAGCGGCACCTCCACCTGCACCTCCAGCGGCACCTCCACCTGCACCTCCAGCGGCACCTCCACCTgcacctccccctgcccctccccctgcccctccccctgcccctcccccaccaccagccGGCTGTTCTCCCGGGTCCcggcctccatcaccccccccaccatatCCCCACCAGAGGTCaccccatccttctcctcccagactctgctgcaggtgaccccccctcacgttcctgcccctgcctctgatTCTACCCCTGCTACGCCTATGTCTGActctgcccctgcctctgcttCTACACTTACGTCTGCGTCTGCCCCCTTGCTTCCCTTTGCCCCTGCCTTTACCACTGCCTCTACACTTTCATCTGCCTCTGCCGCCTTGCTCCCCTTTGCCCctacccctgcctctaccactgCCTCTACACTTACATCTGCCTCTGCCCCCTTGCTTCCCTTTGCCCctacccctgcctctaccactgCCTCTACACTTACATCTGCCTCTGCCCCCTTGTTTCCCTTTGCCCctacccctgcctctaccactgACTCTACACTTACATCTGCCTCTGCCCCCTTGTTTCTCTTTGCCCctacccctgcctctaccactgCCTCTTCCGCTACACTTACATCTGCCTCTGCCCCATTGCTTTATTTTGCCTCTACCACTGCCTCAGCCTCTACACTTacatctgcctctgcctccttgCTTCCCTTTGCCTCTACCACTGCCTCAGCCTCTACACTTACATCTGCCTCTGCCCCcttgctttctttttcttttaccaCTGCCTCAGCCTCTAGGGTTACATCTGCCTCTGCCCCCTTGCTTTCCTTTGCCCctacccctgcctctaccactgCCTCAGCCTCTACGCTTACATCTGCCTCTGCCCCCTTGCTTTCCTTTGCCCctacccctgcctctaccactgCCTCAGCCTCTACGCTTACATCTGCCTCTGCCCCTGCCTTTACCTTTGAGTATGCCCGACCCACCTCTGTCTCAGCCTTCCCAATGTCATTAACAGCCCAGCAAACTAAGTCCCTCCAACCCTTCTTTGTGCATCTTTCTCCTGGAACTACAATCTTGGGCCCCCTTAACCCGCTCAACAATCTTGCAACCTTGGTGGGCAGCATCAAAACCCCTAACATGACCTACATCATTCAGTCTCCAGTCACCACCTCTCCTGCTTCCACATCCCGTACACAGCCTGTTACCTTTAATGCCCAACCTATTCCCACTATCGCTCCCACTTCTCCAGCTGTGCAAGATTTACCTTCCCTCCCTGccgccttctccacctcctctaccttctCGACCTTCCCCaccttccccacctcctccaccttccccacTGCCCCGCCTCCTACAAGGCCCAGCCTCAGGCTCCCCCCCATGTCCGCTCCTGTCCAACCAGAGGCCTACGTGGCGGGCACTCACCCCAGCACAGTGGTACctgcctccttcacctcctccaccttccccacTGCCCAGCTTCCTACAAGACCTGACCCGCCTCCTACAAGACCTGTCCCGCCTCCTACGAGACCTGCCCCGCCTCCTACAAGACCTGTCCCGTCTCCTACGAGACCTGCCCCGCCTCCTACAAGACTTGCCCCGCCTCCTACAAGACCTGTCCCGCCTCCTACAAGACCTGTCCCGCCTACTACAAGGCCCAGCCTCAGGCTCCCCCCCATGTCCACTCGTGTCCAACCAGAGGCCTCCGTGGCGAGCACTCACCCCAGTGCGGTGGTACCCGCCTCCTCCACTTTCCCCACCACACTCACCGCCACGCCTCCAACCAGACCCGGCCTCAGGCCCCCCTTCATCTCCGCTCCTGTCCAACCAGAGGCCACCGTGGAGGGCAGGTGCCCCAGCGTAGGGGGGCCTGGCTCGTCCCATTGGTCCTCTCATCAGACCTCCACGAGGACGCACTTGTTGACGTTGGTGAAAACGAGAGCGGAGCaggcgggggtgtgtgtgacctcgatgtcctcacctccacctgtgGCCACAGCTTCTCCTGAACCGG gTTGCAAGGTGAGGAGGCGACCTGCAGACTCCACCGTGTCGAAAACGGCAGTCGCACAG TCCTCAGGCTCCTCGGACAGAGCAGCGGTGGTGATCGACCTGACTGAGgatgatgttgatgatgatgctgatgatgtTGTTCTAG TTTCAGAAGCAGCCACAGAGAGGGGAGCGGTGGAGGGGCCGTCACCTCCAGAGGCTCTTACTGAGGACAAGAGACAAG CTTCCGGAGTGTCGAaatctccagcccctctcacaTTTGCATCCCTATTGGCTGCACCGCAAAGGACGATCACACCACCATCCAATGGCATGACTGTCTCCGTGGTACCAAAGAGTG AGAGTTTACCTCCTGGTGATCAGCCCTTTGTTCCAAATACTCTTCTTGAATGTCTTCTGAAG ACGGCTTCCAGAACCGGCGCGTCACCGGCGACCCAAACCACGAGACAAAACGCCACCCCTCGCTGCTCCCCTTGCAAACCTGCTCCGcagccctccgccccccccccgctcccgcccccccccagcccccccggcCCACCGCCCTCGGGGGCGGCCCACACCTCCCCGCCCCAACGACCCCAACTGAGGCTGGCCCGCATCCATGATCACAACGGCATCGCGCTCTCCTGGTCGGTGGCAGAGGTGGACCCGAGGTGCGCCCCCGTCGCCGGCTACCAGCTGTACGCCTACCACCACCCCGACACGCCCAAGGACccggcccccgcccccccgtcaCAGTGGAGGAAGATCGGGGAGGTGAATGCACTGCCCCTGCCCATGGCATGCACCCTCACACAGTTTGCCCCGAGCGCCAGGTACTATTTCGCAGTCCGGGCGCGAGACGTGTTCGGACGGTACGGGTCGTTCTGCGAGGCCCAGTGTTCCGACGCCGCCACCTCCACCGGCTAA